From the genome of Chania multitudinisentens RB-25, one region includes:
- the mlaD gene encoding outer membrane lipid asymmetry maintenance protein MlaD, translating into MQTKKNEIWVGAFMLIALCAVIFLCLQVANIRSIGNEPTYRIYATFDNIGGLKVRSPVRIGGVTIGRVAEVSLDLKTYTPRVALDIQEKYNQLPDTSSLAIRTSGLLGEQYLALNVGFEDPDMGTSILKDGGTIQDTKSAMVLEDLIGQFLYKSGGQDDAAKPADAAAQTAPSH; encoded by the coding sequence ATGCAAACGAAGAAGAATGAAATCTGGGTAGGTGCGTTTATGCTGATTGCGCTGTGTGCTGTCATCTTCCTCTGTCTCCAGGTAGCCAATATTAGATCGATCGGCAATGAGCCGACTTACCGTATTTATGCCACATTCGATAATATCGGCGGTTTGAAAGTACGCTCTCCAGTAAGGATCGGTGGGGTGACGATTGGCCGGGTAGCAGAAGTTTCACTGGATCTGAAAACCTACACTCCGCGTGTGGCGCTGGATATTCAGGAGAAATATAATCAACTGCCAGATACCAGTTCCCTGGCGATCCGCACCTCGGGTCTGTTGGGGGAGCAGTATCTGGCGTTGAATGTCGGCTTTGAAGATCCCGACATGGGAACGAGCATCCTGAAGGATGGCGGAACCATTCAGGACACCAAATCAGCGATGGTTCTGGAAGATCTTATCGGTCAGTTCTTGTACAAGAGTGGTGGCCAGGATGATGCGGCTAAACCGGCAGATGCCGCTGCGCAAACTGCACCAAGTCACTAA
- the ptsN gene encoding PTS IIA-like nitrogen regulatory protein PtsN: protein MNDEIMQLSSVLNIECTRSSVHCTSKKRALEIISELAAKQLSLPSQVVFDAVLTRERMGSTGIGNGIAIPHGKLEEDTLRAVGVFIRLEQPIAFDAIDNQPVDLLFALLVPADQCKTHLHTLSLVAKRLADKTVCRRLRAAQSDEELYQIITE, encoded by the coding sequence ATGAACGACGAAATAATGCAATTAAGCTCGGTGTTAAACATCGAGTGCACCAGAAGCTCGGTACACTGCACCAGTAAGAAACGGGCACTGGAAATTATCAGCGAATTGGCCGCCAAGCAGCTCAGCCTGCCTTCGCAGGTGGTATTCGATGCGGTGCTGACCCGGGAACGTATGGGCAGTACCGGTATTGGTAACGGTATCGCGATCCCCCACGGCAAGCTGGAAGAAGACACACTGCGTGCCGTCGGCGTGTTTATCCGTCTTGAACAACCCATCGCCTTTGATGCTATTGATAATCAGCCGGTTGATCTGCTTTTTGCATTGCTGGTTCCGGCCGATCAATGTAAAACTCATTTACACACTCTGTCACTGGTTGCCAAACGGTTGGCGGATAAAACCGTCTGCCGCCGCCTGCGGGCTGCACAAAGTGACGAAGAATTGTACCAAATCATTACCGAATAA
- the mlaF gene encoding phospholipid ABC transporter ATP-binding protein MlaF has translation MHQKADNLVEVRGMSFSRGDRLIFEDINLTVPRGKVTAIMGPSGIGKTTLLRLIGGQLAPDCGEIWFDGDNIPALSRPQLYEARKKMSMLFQSGALFTDLTVFENVAFPLREHSRLPEPILRSTVMMKLEAVGLRGAAELMPNELSGGMARRAALARAIALDPELIMFDEPFVGQDPITMGVLVKLIDELNHALGITCIVVSHDVPEVLSIADYAYIVADQHVIAEGTAPQLQNNPDARVRQFLDGIADGPVPFRYPAKDYQTELLEEGSK, from the coding sequence ATGCACCAGAAGGCAGATAATCTGGTCGAAGTGCGCGGCATGAGTTTCTCTCGTGGCGATCGGCTGATATTTGAAGACATTAACCTGACGGTTCCCCGTGGTAAGGTAACGGCGATCATGGGGCCATCAGGGATTGGTAAAACGACGTTGTTACGGCTGATTGGCGGTCAATTGGCCCCAGATTGCGGTGAAATCTGGTTTGATGGTGATAATATTCCTGCACTGTCACGTCCTCAATTGTATGAAGCGCGTAAGAAAATGAGCATGCTGTTTCAATCGGGGGCATTGTTCACCGATCTGACGGTATTTGAGAACGTGGCTTTTCCGCTGCGTGAGCACAGCCGCTTGCCGGAACCGATATTGCGCAGCACGGTAATGATGAAGCTTGAGGCGGTGGGGCTGCGTGGTGCCGCCGAACTGATGCCAAATGAGCTTTCCGGCGGGATGGCGCGGCGTGCTGCGTTGGCGCGGGCGATTGCGTTGGACCCGGAATTGATCATGTTTGACGAACCCTTCGTTGGCCAGGACCCCATCACAATGGGGGTGTTGGTAAAATTGATCGATGAGCTGAACCATGCGCTGGGCATCACTTGTATCGTGGTCTCACATGATGTGCCAGAAGTGTTGAGTATTGCGGATTACGCCTATATCGTGGCGGATCAACATGTGATTGCCGAAGGAACTGCGCCGCAGCTACAGAATAACCCTGATGCGCGTGTGCGCCAGTTTTTGGATGGTATTGCCGATGGGCCAGTACCGTTCCGCTATCCAGCCAAGGATTACCAGACCGAGCTTTTAGAGGAAGGGAGTAAATAA
- the ibaG gene encoding BolA family iron metabolism protein IbaG, with product MENSEIKDVLMRALVLDEVHVTGDGSHFQVIVVGELFATLSRVKKQQTVYAPLMEYIADNRIHALSIKTYTPEEWRRDRKLNGF from the coding sequence ATGGAAAATAGTGAAATTAAAGATGTACTGATGCGAGCATTGGTACTGGATGAAGTGCATGTGACCGGCGATGGCAGCCACTTCCAGGTTATTGTGGTTGGTGAACTGTTTGCCACCTTGAGCCGTGTCAAAAAACAGCAAACGGTCTATGCGCCGCTGATGGAATACATCGCGGACAACCGCATTCATGCTTTGTCGATCAAAACATACACGCCGGAAGAGTGGCGGCGGGATCGCAAACTTAACGGATTTTAA
- the lptB gene encoding LPS export ABC transporter ATP-binding protein, giving the protein MATLIAENLAKAYKGRKVVEDVSLKVKSGEIVGLLGPNGAGKTTTFYMVVGIVQRDAGRIVIDEEDISILPLHARARRGIGYLPQEASIFRRLSVYDNLMAVLEIRDDLTREQRDDRAVELMEEFHISHLRNNLGQSLSGGERRRVEIARALAANPKFILLDEPFAGVDPISVIDIKKIIEHLRDSGLGVLITDHNVRETLDVCERAYIVSQGKLIAHGTPDAILADEQVKRVYLGEEFRL; this is encoded by the coding sequence ATGGCAACACTCATCGCAGAAAACTTGGCAAAAGCCTATAAAGGCCGCAAAGTCGTTGAAGACGTCAGTCTGAAAGTGAAATCCGGCGAAATCGTTGGCCTGTTGGGGCCAAACGGTGCGGGTAAAACCACCACGTTCTACATGGTGGTTGGTATCGTCCAGCGCGATGCTGGGCGCATCGTGATCGATGAAGAAGATATCAGCATTCTGCCACTGCATGCCCGTGCGCGCCGTGGCATCGGTTATTTACCGCAGGAAGCCTCCATTTTCCGCCGCCTGAGCGTGTACGACAACCTGATGGCGGTGCTGGAAATCCGTGACGATCTCACTCGCGAACAGCGTGATGATCGTGCCGTAGAATTGATGGAGGAATTTCATATCTCCCACCTGCGTAACAATCTGGGCCAGTCACTTTCCGGTGGTGAACGCCGCCGCGTGGAAATTGCCCGCGCGTTGGCCGCTAACCCGAAATTCATCCTGCTGGATGAGCCTTTTGCCGGGGTTGACCCCATTTCCGTCATCGATATCAAGAAGATCATTGAGCATTTGCGTGATAGCGGCCTGGGCGTGCTAATCACCGACCATAACGTGCGTGAAACGCTGGATGTCTGTGAACGTGCTTACATCGTCAGCCAAGGCAAATTGATTGCCCATGGCACACCAGATGCTATTCTGGCTGATGAGCAAGTGAAACGCGTTTATCTGGGCGAAGAGTTCCGCCTCTAG
- the kdsD gene encoding arabinose-5-phosphate isomerase KdsD yields the protein MSTIQLQPGFDFQQAGKEVLQIEREGLAQLAQYINADFTHACKMIAACYGKVIVMGMGKSGHVGCKIAATLASTGTPAFFVHPAEASHGDLGMVSPQDIVLAISNSGESNEILALIPVLKRQQIPLICMTSNPESTMGKAAEVHLCIKVPQEACPLGLAPTTSTTATLVMGDALAVALLKARGFTPEDFALSHPGGALGRRLLLRASDIMHSGDELPRVSADASLRDALLEITRKNLGMTVICDDLMKIAGIFTDGDLRRVFDMGIDLNNAKIADVMTLGGIRVRPNMLAVDALNLMQQRHITAVLVADGDQLLGVIHMHDMLRAGVV from the coding sequence ATGTCGACGATACAATTGCAACCGGGCTTTGATTTTCAGCAGGCAGGCAAAGAGGTGCTCCAGATTGAGCGTGAGGGCCTGGCCCAGCTTGCTCAATACATCAATGCCGACTTCACCCACGCCTGTAAAATGATCGCCGCCTGCTATGGCAAAGTCATTGTGATGGGAATGGGGAAATCCGGCCATGTCGGTTGCAAGATTGCCGCTACCCTCGCCAGCACCGGCACCCCGGCATTCTTCGTCCACCCTGCGGAAGCCAGTCACGGTGATCTTGGCATGGTTTCACCACAGGACATCGTGTTGGCCATTTCCAATTCCGGTGAATCCAATGAGATCCTGGCCCTGATCCCGGTGTTGAAACGCCAGCAAATCCCGCTGATTTGCATGACCAGCAACCCGGAAAGCACCATGGGTAAAGCAGCAGAAGTCCACCTGTGCATCAAGGTGCCGCAAGAAGCCTGCCCGCTCGGCCTGGCTCCCACCACCAGCACCACCGCTACCTTGGTCATGGGAGATGCCTTGGCGGTGGCGTTGCTGAAAGCACGCGGCTTTACGCCAGAAGATTTCGCGCTCTCGCACCCTGGCGGGGCGCTTGGCCGCCGCCTGCTGCTGCGTGCCAGTGATATTATGCACAGTGGCGATGAGCTCCCACGCGTCAGTGCCGATGCCTCGCTACGTGATGCTTTATTGGAAATCACCCGTAAAAATCTGGGTATGACCGTGATTTGTGACGATCTCATGAAGATCGCCGGTATCTTTACCGACGGTGACTTACGCCGGGTATTCGATATGGGTATCGACCTCAACAATGCTAAAATCGCCGATGTAATGACGCTGGGGGGGATTCGGGTGCGCCCGAACATGCTGGCCGTTGATGCACTTAATCTGATGCAGCAACGCCATATCACCGCCGTGCTGGTGGCTGATGGTGACCAGTTGTTGGGTGTGATACATATGCATGACATGCTGCGCGCCGGTGTCGTTTAA
- a CDS encoding calcium/sodium antiporter, giving the protein MFLAIVLLIVGLFLLVYGADRLVYGAAVISRSLGVPPLIIGMTVVGIGTSLPELIVSITAALNGQTDMAVGNVLGSNIANILLILGVAALIHPLAVRSEILRRELPLLLIVTLLCGFVLMDNTLSRLDGFLLLATAAGFILLMLRIARLAQHQGNDSLTMEQIAELPQDSSNTVAVLWLVLAFTILPLSSKMIIDNATAIAHHFGLSELVVGLTLIAIGTSLPELATSIAGALKGEDDMAIGNIIGSNIFNTVIVLGVPALLSPGSIDPAAFRRDYWVMLVASILLSALCLGRKHRINHLAGALLLCGFIAYLAVLFFNPFSTFG; this is encoded by the coding sequence ATGTTTCTCGCGATAGTATTGTTAATCGTTGGTTTATTTCTATTAGTGTATGGTGCCGATCGATTAGTTTACGGCGCAGCAGTGATCAGCCGCTCTCTGGGCGTTCCCCCGTTGATCATCGGTATGACCGTTGTCGGCATCGGCACCTCATTGCCAGAATTGATTGTTTCGATCACGGCTGCGCTGAACGGGCAGACGGACATGGCCGTGGGCAACGTGTTGGGTTCCAACATCGCTAATATTTTACTGATTCTGGGAGTTGCCGCCCTGATCCACCCGTTGGCGGTGCGTTCGGAAATCCTGCGGCGCGAACTGCCGTTGCTGCTGATCGTTACCCTGTTATGCGGTTTTGTGCTGATGGATAACACCCTCAGCCGACTGGACGGATTCTTATTGCTGGCCACTGCCGCCGGGTTTATTCTGCTGATGCTACGTATTGCCCGGCTGGCACAACACCAAGGCAATGACAGCCTGACCATGGAACAGATCGCTGAATTACCGCAAGACAGCAGCAACACGGTGGCGGTGTTGTGGCTGGTGTTGGCATTCACCATCCTGCCACTATCTTCAAAGATGATCATCGACAACGCTACCGCGATCGCACACCACTTTGGTCTAAGCGAGCTGGTCGTTGGCCTGACGCTGATTGCCATCGGTACCAGTCTGCCTGAATTGGCTACATCCATCGCCGGAGCACTAAAGGGTGAGGATGATATGGCGATTGGTAATATCATTGGCTCTAATATTTTTAACACGGTGATTGTTCTGGGCGTCCCTGCCCTGCTGTCGCCGGGCAGCATCGATCCTGCTGCCTTCCGGCGCGATTATTGGGTCATGCTGGTAGCCAGTATCCTGCTCAGCGCCTTGTGCCTTGGGCGTAAACATCGTATCAACCATCTGGCTGGTGCTCTGTTATTATGTGGTTTTATTGCGTATCTTGCGGTGCTGTTCTTTAACCCTTTCAGCACGTTCGGTTAA
- the kdsC gene encoding 3-deoxy-manno-octulosonate-8-phosphatase KdsC, with the protein MSMVETCYGPVTEDVMARAGKIRLLICDVDGVLSDGLIYMGNHGEELKAFNVRDGYGICCLKTSGIEVAIITGRSAKLLEDRAKTLDISHLYQGQSDKLLAFRELLDKLSLAPDEVAYIGDDLIDWPVMAEVGLAVAVADAHPLLTPRAHYVTQIAGGRGAVRELCDLILLAQNKLEGAKGLSI; encoded by the coding sequence ATGAGTATGGTTGAAACCTGCTATGGGCCAGTCACAGAAGATGTCATGGCACGAGCCGGGAAGATCCGTCTGCTGATTTGTGATGTTGATGGAGTGCTGTCAGACGGCCTGATCTACATGGGCAACCATGGCGAAGAACTGAAAGCCTTCAATGTGCGCGACGGCTACGGGATCTGCTGCCTGAAAACCTCAGGCATCGAAGTCGCCATTATCACAGGCCGTTCTGCCAAGTTGCTGGAAGATCGGGCCAAAACCCTGGATATATCCCATTTATATCAGGGGCAATCCGATAAGCTGTTAGCCTTTCGCGAACTGTTAGATAAACTGTCGCTGGCCCCCGATGAAGTTGCCTACATCGGTGACGATCTGATCGACTGGCCGGTGATGGCCGAAGTGGGTCTGGCGGTAGCTGTGGCGGATGCACATCCGCTGTTAACGCCGCGCGCTCATTACGTCACCCAGATTGCTGGTGGGCGCGGTGCAGTACGGGAACTGTGCGATCTGATTCTTTTGGCTCAAAACAAGCTGGAAGGGGCCAAAGGGTTGTCGATATGA
- the mlaC gene encoding phospholipid-binding protein MlaC has protein sequence MFKRLLMVALLVLAPQVFAVDQTNPYSLMQDAAEKTFTHLTNEQSKIRQDPNYLRTIVHQELMPFVQVKYAGALVLGRYYKEATPAQREAYFTAFQAYLEQAYGQALAMYHGQTYQIEPAQPIGDADIVAIRVTILDNGGRPPVRLDFQWRKNSKTGYWQAYDMIAEGVSMITTKQNEWASILRTKGIDGLTQLLQSAAQQPITLDKKS, from the coding sequence ATGTTTAAACGTTTACTGATGGTTGCGCTGTTGGTGCTGGCACCGCAGGTCTTTGCGGTCGATCAGACCAATCCTTACAGCCTGATGCAGGATGCCGCAGAGAAAACCTTCACACACCTGACAAATGAGCAGTCCAAAATCAGGCAAGACCCCAACTATCTGCGCACTATTGTGCATCAGGAACTGATGCCGTTTGTGCAGGTGAAATATGCCGGTGCTCTGGTGCTGGGCCGTTATTACAAAGAGGCTACTCCGGCGCAGCGTGAGGCTTATTTCACCGCTTTCCAAGCTTATCTGGAGCAGGCTTATGGCCAGGCACTGGCGATGTATCATGGGCAAACTTACCAGATTGAGCCTGCTCAACCGATAGGTGATGCAGATATTGTCGCTATCCGTGTGACAATCCTCGATAACGGTGGCCGCCCGCCAGTGCGCCTGGATTTCCAATGGCGCAAAAACAGCAAGACGGGTTATTGGCAGGCATATGACATGATCGCCGAAGGCGTCAGCATGATTACCACTAAACAGAATGAGTGGGCGTCGATCCTGCGTACCAAAGGCATTGACGGTTTGACTCAACTGTTGCAGTCGGCAGCGCAGCAGCCGATTACTTTGGATAAAAAAAGCTGA
- the hpf gene encoding ribosome hibernation promoting factor, with the protein MQLNITGHHIEITAPMREFVNSKFAKLEQYFDRINQVYVVLSVEKVQQIAEATVHVNGGELHATSEKEDMYAAIDCLIDKLARQLNKHKDKLKHH; encoded by the coding sequence ATGCAGCTCAACATTACCGGACACCACATCGAGATCACCGCCCCTATGCGTGAGTTCGTGAACAGTAAGTTTGCCAAACTCGAACAGTATTTTGATCGCATCAACCAGGTGTATGTAGTTCTCAGTGTGGAAAAAGTGCAGCAGATTGCAGAAGCAACGGTGCACGTGAATGGAGGCGAGTTGCACGCCACGTCAGAAAAAGAAGATATGTATGCTGCAATTGACTGCCTGATTGATAAACTGGCTCGCCAATTGAATAAACATAAAGACAAACTCAAACACCACTGA
- the mlaB gene encoding lipid asymmetry maintenance protein MlaB, whose amino-acid sequence MAEGLNWESQQQRLILRGELTRETLLPLWQQREALMVDKTSIDVAQLQRVDSSGLALLLHLREQQRQQGVALTISGATERLKTLITLYNLQAIMPADTVS is encoded by the coding sequence ATGGCTGAGGGGCTGAATTGGGAGTCACAACAGCAACGGTTGATCCTGCGTGGCGAACTTACGCGGGAAACATTGCTGCCCCTGTGGCAACAACGTGAGGCGCTGATGGTGGATAAAACCAGCATTGACGTGGCGCAGTTGCAGCGTGTTGACTCTTCTGGCCTGGCATTGCTGTTGCATTTACGTGAGCAGCAGCGCCAGCAGGGTGTAGCGTTAACCATTTCCGGTGCGACAGAGCGGCTGAAAACGTTGATTACGCTTTATAATCTGCAAGCGATAATGCCTGCGGATACCGTCAGTTAG
- the lptC gene encoding LPS export ABC transporter periplasmic protein LptC: MSKTKLWISIVLLVIALALIGWNMADINYDSPSAPVNLQDPTYQSQHTVTVVYNPTGKLSYKLVAEEVKYYTEDELSWFTQPVMTLFDEYALPTWSIRADRAKLTKERMLYLYGNVEVNSLTTTSQLEKIKTDNAQINLITQDVSSDDEVTLFGTNFTSKGMKMRGNLREKTAELIDKVKTNYEIQNQKTTP; the protein is encoded by the coding sequence ATGAGTAAAACCAAACTCTGGATCTCCATCGTACTGCTTGTGATCGCTTTGGCGCTGATCGGTTGGAACATGGCTGATATCAACTATGACAGCCCCTCTGCACCGGTTAATCTCCAAGATCCCACTTACCAAAGCCAACATACGGTCACGGTTGTCTACAACCCAACCGGTAAACTGAGTTATAAACTGGTGGCCGAGGAGGTGAAATATTACACCGAAGATGAATTAAGCTGGTTCACCCAGCCGGTGATGACGTTGTTTGATGAGTATGCCTTACCAACCTGGTCGATACGCGCCGATCGCGCCAAACTGACCAAAGAGCGTATGCTGTATCTGTACGGCAACGTTGAGGTGAACAGCCTGACGACCACCTCACAGCTGGAAAAAATTAAAACAGATAACGCCCAGATTAATCTAATCACACAAGATGTTTCTTCCGACGATGAAGTGACTCTTTTTGGGACGAATTTTACCTCTAAAGGCATGAAAATGCGTGGGAATCTGCGGGAGAAAACCGCCGAGCTGATTGATAAGGTCAAGACCAACTATGAAATTCAGAACCAAAAAACAACTCCGTAA
- the mlaE gene encoding lipid asymmetry maintenance ABC transporter permease subunit MlaE — translation MFLQALASLGRRGIDTSAAFGRAGLMLFHALVGRPEPHKQWPLLIKQLYSVGVQSLLIIIVSGVFIGMVLGLQGYIVLTTYSAEASLGMIVALSLLRELGPVVTALLFAGRAGSALTAEIGLMKATEQVSSLEMMAVDPLRRIVAPRFWAGLISMPLLTIIFVAVGIWGGSMVGVDWKGIDSGFFWSAMQGAVEWHKDLLNCLIKSVVFGITVTWIAIFNGYDAIPTSEGISRATTRTVVHSSLAVLGLDFVLTALMFGN, via the coding sequence ATGTTTTTACAGGCGTTAGCGTCTTTAGGGCGCCGAGGGATTGATACCAGCGCGGCTTTTGGGCGCGCCGGGTTGATGCTATTCCATGCGTTAGTCGGGCGCCCGGAGCCGCATAAACAGTGGCCGCTGCTGATTAAACAACTGTACAGCGTGGGCGTACAGTCTCTGTTGATTATCATAGTGTCCGGTGTGTTTATCGGGATGGTGTTGGGGCTCCAGGGATATATTGTTCTCACCACCTACAGCGCAGAAGCCAGCCTGGGCATGATAGTCGCGTTATCGCTGCTGCGTGAATTGGGCCCGGTCGTTACGGCGTTGCTGTTTGCTGGCCGTGCGGGTTCGGCATTAACCGCCGAGATCGGGTTGATGAAGGCCACTGAGCAAGTCTCCAGCCTGGAAATGATGGCGGTTGACCCACTGCGGCGCATCGTTGCCCCGCGTTTTTGGGCTGGGTTGATCAGCATGCCACTGCTGACCATCATTTTTGTTGCCGTGGGGATCTGGGGCGGTTCGATGGTGGGGGTGGATTGGAAGGGAATCGACAGCGGTTTCTTCTGGTCGGCTATGCAAGGCGCCGTTGAATGGCACAAGGATTTACTCAACTGTTTGATCAAAAGTGTGGTATTTGGCATTACCGTGACCTGGATTGCGATCTTCAACGGCTATGATGCAATACCGACTTCTGAAGGGATTAGCCGTGCAACGACGCGTACCGTGGTACATTCGTCACTGGCGGTGTTGGGATTGGATTTCGTGCTGACAGCACTGATGTTTGGGAATTGA
- the rpoN gene encoding RNA polymerase factor sigma-54, with the protein MKQGLQLRLSQQLAMTPQLQQAIRLLQLSTLELQQEIQLALESNPLLEQTDPHDEIDAKESPDTEELDTREALEQKEMPEELPLDATWDEIYTAGTPSGTGTDYSDDELPVYQGETTQTLQDYLMWQVDLTPFSDTDAAIATSIVDAVDDTGYLTVTLEDILESLGDDNVTLDEVEAVLKRVQRFDPIGVAARDLRDCLLIQLSQYAKDTPYLAEAKLIISDHLDLLANHDFRTLMRTTRSKEDTLKEAMLLIQSLDPRPGQSINTGESEYVIPDVLVHKVQDKWMVELNADSIPRLKINQQYAALGNRVRSDADGQFIRSNLQEAKWLIKSLESRNDTLLRVTRCIVDQQEAFFEQGEEFMKPMVLADIAQAVDMHESTISRVTTQKFLHSPRGIFELKYFFSSHVNTDSGGEASSTAIRALVKKLIAAENPAKPLSDSKLTTLLSDQGIMVARRTVAKYRESLSIPPSNQRKQLI; encoded by the coding sequence ATGAAGCAAGGTTTGCAACTCAGACTCAGCCAACAACTGGCCATGACTCCACAATTGCAGCAAGCAATACGCCTGCTGCAATTGTCCACGCTTGAACTCCAGCAGGAGATCCAATTAGCGTTAGAGAGCAACCCATTGCTTGAACAAACCGACCCGCACGACGAGATTGACGCCAAAGAGAGCCCTGATACCGAAGAGTTGGATACCCGCGAGGCATTGGAACAAAAAGAGATGCCCGAAGAACTGCCTCTGGACGCCACCTGGGACGAAATCTACACGGCGGGCACGCCGTCCGGCACCGGCACTGATTACAGCGATGACGAATTACCGGTCTATCAGGGGGAAACCACCCAAACGCTGCAAGATTACCTGATGTGGCAGGTCGATCTGACGCCGTTTTCCGATACCGATGCCGCCATTGCGACCTCGATTGTCGACGCCGTTGATGATACCGGCTATCTCACCGTAACACTGGAAGATATTCTGGAAAGCCTCGGTGATGACAACGTAACCCTTGACGAAGTCGAAGCAGTTTTGAAGCGCGTGCAGCGTTTCGACCCGATTGGCGTCGCCGCGCGCGATCTGCGCGACTGTTTGCTGATCCAGCTTTCTCAATACGCCAAAGACACCCCTTATCTGGCCGAAGCAAAATTGATCATTAGCGATCATCTGGATTTGCTAGCCAATCATGACTTTCGCACTCTGATGCGAACAACCCGCTCAAAAGAAGATACACTGAAAGAAGCGATGCTGCTGATTCAGTCACTCGATCCGCGCCCTGGGCAATCGATCAATACCGGTGAATCAGAGTATGTCATTCCCGACGTGCTGGTGCACAAAGTACAGGATAAATGGATGGTTGAACTCAATGCTGACAGCATCCCGCGTTTGAAGATCAACCAACAATACGCTGCGCTTGGGAATCGCGTGCGCAGCGATGCTGACGGCCAGTTTATCCGCAGCAACCTGCAAGAAGCGAAATGGCTGATTAAAAGCCTGGAAAGCCGCAACGATACTCTGCTCAGAGTGACCCGCTGCATCGTCGATCAGCAGGAAGCGTTCTTTGAACAGGGGGAAGAGTTTATGAAACCCATGGTGCTGGCCGATATCGCCCAGGCCGTGGACATGCATGAATCGACCATCTCACGCGTGACTACGCAGAAATTCCTGCACAGCCCGCGTGGTATTTTTGAATTGAAATATTTCTTCTCCAGCCATGTGAATACCGATAGCGGTGGCGAAGCCTCCTCCACGGCGATCCGGGCGTTGGTGAAGAAATTAATTGCGGCGGAAAACCCCGCTAAACCGCTTAGCGACAGCAAGCTCACCACATTGCTTTCCGATCAGGGGATCATGGTGGCACGGCGTACCGTTGCTAAGTACCGAGAGTCTTTGTCCATCCCGCCGTCAAATCAGCGCAAACAGTTGATTTGA
- the lptA gene encoding lipopolysaccharide ABC transporter substrate-binding protein LptA yields the protein MKFRTKKQLRNLLLVSCILATSTPALALKSDSEQPVSINSLKQALDMQSNVSTFTDEVVIKQGTIEIKADKVVVTRPDGDQNKTYIEAFGKPVTFYQMQDNGKPVKGHAQKVRYDVATQLVTLTGNAYLEQLDSNVQGDNITYLVQQQQMQASSDKGKRVTTVLVPSQLQDKNGQKKSN from the coding sequence ATGAAATTCAGAACCAAAAAACAACTCCGTAATCTGTTGCTCGTCAGCTGCATTCTGGCCACCAGCACCCCGGCCTTGGCGTTGAAATCCGACTCAGAGCAACCCGTGAGTATCAATTCGCTGAAACAGGCTCTGGATATGCAGAGCAACGTCAGCACATTCACCGACGAAGTGGTGATCAAACAAGGCACTATTGAGATCAAAGCCGATAAAGTGGTGGTTACCCGTCCCGACGGCGATCAGAACAAAACCTATATTGAAGCTTTCGGGAAACCGGTAACCTTCTACCAGATGCAGGATAATGGCAAGCCGGTGAAAGGCCATGCCCAGAAAGTGCGTTACGACGTTGCAACCCAACTGGTCACACTCACCGGTAACGCCTATCTAGAACAGTTGGACAGCAATGTGCAGGGTGACAACATCACCTATCTGGTGCAGCAGCAGCAGATGCAAGCGTCCAGCGATAAAGGCAAACGCGTGACGACGGTTCTGGTGCCATCACAGTTGCAAGACAAAAACGGTCAAAAGAAGAGTAACTAA